A genomic region of Luteolibacter arcticus contains the following coding sequences:
- a CDS encoding glycoside hydrolase family 16 protein: protein MNCRTMSRSLAVASLLSLTVAPPLSAQEAKLPPLPRNAKLAFEEDWSSGKIDPKRWYNPRKKWGQGNHGVSPENVRIERDQVAGKQKHVLVCQANGDLYDGPVTGYEGQRTRVGGIVVTQEFFASGRYEVVMKIGGTGKQEGGPEDPTRPKGAVPAVWTYGYRYVSVPKEGMDAFHASEPLYNPHMKAYGEGANEYWTELDFPEFGKGGDFNKALYNTFLQNKHQPRTFDVKPMIDGQYHTLTTEWRTKLVPIEGVSDAQVAEKGGYHWVQDRAIPFNRYFGNPLKRLGKNKYAVYAGDRVDHYLDGRKVAENLTFVPSMAAQLTMGVWLPGWGGPAPWKQATTSFASVKVWQFGDEGDVRGIITENIDDNY from the coding sequence ATGAATTGCAGGACCATGAGCCGGTCGCTCGCCGTCGCGAGCCTGCTTTCCCTCACCGTGGCACCACCCCTGAGCGCGCAGGAAGCCAAACTCCCGCCGCTGCCCCGGAATGCGAAGCTGGCCTTCGAGGAAGACTGGAGCAGCGGCAAGATCGACCCCAAGCGGTGGTATAATCCGCGGAAGAAGTGGGGGCAGGGCAATCACGGGGTATCGCCGGAAAATGTCCGCATCGAACGCGATCAGGTGGCGGGAAAACAGAAGCACGTGCTGGTCTGCCAGGCGAATGGCGATCTCTACGATGGTCCGGTGACTGGATATGAGGGCCAGCGCACGCGGGTGGGTGGCATCGTGGTCACGCAGGAATTCTTCGCCTCCGGCCGCTACGAGGTGGTGATGAAGATCGGTGGCACCGGAAAGCAAGAAGGAGGCCCGGAAGATCCGACGCGGCCGAAGGGCGCGGTGCCGGCCGTGTGGACGTATGGCTACCGCTACGTCTCCGTGCCGAAGGAGGGGATGGATGCCTTTCATGCCTCGGAGCCGCTCTACAATCCCCATATGAAGGCCTACGGGGAGGGCGCGAATGAGTATTGGACGGAGCTGGATTTCCCCGAGTTTGGCAAGGGCGGGGACTTCAACAAGGCACTCTACAATACCTTCCTGCAAAACAAGCACCAGCCCCGAACCTTCGACGTGAAGCCGATGATCGACGGGCAGTATCACACGCTGACCACCGAGTGGCGGACGAAGCTGGTGCCGATCGAGGGCGTGAGCGACGCGCAAGTAGCGGAGAAAGGCGGCTATCATTGGGTGCAGGATCGCGCGATTCCCTTCAACCGCTACTTCGGCAATCCGCTCAAGCGGCTCGGCAAGAACAAGTATGCAGTCTACGCTGGCGACCGGGTGGATCACTACCTCGATGGCAGGAAGGTGGCGGAGAATCTCACCTTTGTGCCCTCGATGGCTGCACAGTTGACGATGGGTGTGTGGCTGCCGGGCTGGGGCGGACCTGCGCCATGGAAGCAGGCCACGACGTCCTTCGCCTCGGTGAAGGTGTGGCAGTTCGGCGATGAAGGCGATGTGCGGGGGATCATCACGGAGAACATCGACGACAATTACTAG
- a CDS encoding sialate O-acetylesterase: MSSLASAVTGADLALARPFGDHMVLPMRRDVPVWGTAHAGAAVEIQFRGKAVTTTADKSGSWRAILPAMEPSAKAASLTVRSADQSLVIKNLLTGRVFLCSGQSNMDFQLGRAVGGADEAKRAGKFPAIRLCNLTGAPTDSRVYDAATLARLNERDHFTGGWEVATEKSAAAFSAIAWWMGKMIHELDGVPVGLVENAIGGSGTEAWLPRNVLSARKNYAPLLDNAWLSSPQISPWARGRAKQNLGKHPDANHPFKPGFLFESGVRPWCGFPFDAVLWYQGETNAEIADDAWNRQLITYLVAGWRKELRQGKLPFYLIQLPRIGGNEPIRQHWPEYRKVQADVARKLPGVHLVVTQDLGWDSPDVHPPDKLPVARRLAEAMAKSLEN; this comes from the coding sequence TTGTCATCCCTCGCCTCCGCGGTCACCGGCGCGGACTTGGCGCTGGCCAGGCCGTTCGGCGATCACATGGTGCTCCCGATGCGGCGGGACGTGCCCGTCTGGGGCACCGCCCATGCCGGCGCGGCGGTGGAGATCCAGTTCCGGGGAAAAGCCGTCACCACCACCGCAGACAAGAGTGGAAGCTGGCGGGCCATCCTGCCGGCCATGGAGCCATCGGCCAAGGCTGCATCGCTCACCGTCCGCTCGGCGGACCAAAGCCTGGTGATCAAGAACCTCCTGACCGGCCGCGTCTTCCTCTGCTCCGGCCAGTCGAACATGGACTTCCAGCTCGGCCGTGCCGTCGGTGGCGCAGACGAGGCCAAGCGAGCCGGCAAGTTCCCCGCCATCCGTCTCTGCAATCTCACCGGTGCTCCCACCGACTCGCGCGTCTATGACGCCGCGACACTCGCCCGCCTGAATGAGCGCGACCACTTCACCGGCGGCTGGGAAGTGGCCACGGAGAAATCCGCCGCCGCCTTCTCCGCCATCGCATGGTGGATGGGCAAGATGATCCACGAGCTCGACGGCGTGCCGGTCGGGCTCGTCGAGAATGCCATCGGCGGCTCCGGCACCGAGGCCTGGCTGCCGCGCAACGTGCTCTCGGCGCGCAAGAACTACGCGCCGCTGTTAGACAATGCCTGGCTTTCCTCACCGCAGATCAGCCCATGGGCTCGCGGCCGGGCGAAGCAGAACCTCGGCAAGCACCCGGACGCGAACCATCCCTTCAAGCCAGGCTTCCTCTTCGAGTCCGGTGTGCGCCCGTGGTGCGGCTTCCCGTTCGACGCCGTGCTCTGGTATCAGGGCGAGACCAATGCCGAGATCGCCGATGACGCATGGAACCGCCAGCTCATCACCTACCTCGTCGCCGGTTGGCGGAAGGAACTCCGCCAAGGCAAGCTGCCCTTCTACCTCATCCAGCTCCCGCGCATCGGCGGCAATGAGCCGATCCGCCAGCATTGGCCGGAGTACCGCAAGGTCCAAGCCGACGTCGCCCGCAAGCTCCCTGGCGTCCACCTCGTCGTGACTCAGGACCTCGGCTGGGACAGCCCCGACGTCCACCCGCCGGACAAGCTGCCGGTGGCCCGACGCCTGGCGGAGGCGATGGCAAAGTCGTTGGAAAATTGA
- a CDS encoding sialidase family protein, whose translation MTPALSPLRSGTTSRSGTTSSFRLGKAPHQPGSSDSPSRRSRSATWALAALALASTTASAESFESIPAGPLKDAQTSTGKWTAEPGHAQIQQGHAKSGRQSLRLSGDGERSAILTLAEPAAKNTALSFHAERWTSRQPFQFRIDAKERGTWKEIKNADDVQTGGFKTELRIEIPTGARELRFRATAPPDAGVMMDDFTLHRPGPARAVLLETVQPVCPAFIREDFNPILGFRIVVEGSEGTLKLDGLEFGFTGTTDLTDIASFRVVAGSADPSADPGATIAEGKKAADKVSLTSKHALASGEHWFWISPELEETASLDHRVDASLFRVKVGGKVLEPAQPSPDGSQRIGHAVRLPGDDKSKSYRIPGLVRTKAGSLIAVYDIRYNHSGDLPANVDVGASRSTDGGQSWEPMRVAVDMGDDPEHGHDGVGDPAILVDPSNGRIWIASLWSHGNRAWHGSGPGMTPEETGQLVLVHSDDDGKSWSKPVNITTQVKDPAMRLFFNGPGAGIAMKDGTLVFAAQYRAADGQPWSTMISSKDHGATWQAGTGVKSKTTEAQVAELSDGSIMINCRDDRGGSRTIATTKDLGKTWTLHPTDRKALREPVCMASLLEWKGALWFSNPNATDGRRAMTVKRSTDQGMTWPDESARLYDSRSGFGYSCLAPVDDSHLGVIYEGKNTMYFLRFSLAEWSRQ comes from the coding sequence ATGACCCCAGCACTTTCTCCTCTTCGTAGCGGCACCACCTCCCGTAGCGGGACGACTTCGTCGTTCCGGCTGGGGAAGGCACCGCACCAACCCGGAAGCAGCGACTCCCCCTCGCGACGCAGTCGCTCCGCCACCTGGGCGCTTGCCGCCCTCGCCCTCGCTTCCACCACGGCCTCCGCCGAATCCTTCGAGTCCATCCCCGCCGGCCCGCTGAAGGACGCGCAAACCTCCACGGGCAAGTGGACCGCCGAACCCGGCCACGCCCAAATCCAGCAAGGCCACGCGAAAAGCGGCCGCCAATCCCTCCGCCTCTCCGGCGACGGCGAACGCAGCGCAATTCTCACCCTCGCCGAGCCCGCGGCAAAGAACACCGCCCTCTCCTTCCACGCCGAGCGCTGGACCAGCCGTCAGCCTTTCCAGTTCCGCATTGATGCGAAGGAACGCGGCACCTGGAAGGAGATCAAGAACGCCGACGACGTCCAAACCGGCGGCTTCAAGACCGAGCTGCGCATCGAGATCCCCACCGGCGCGCGCGAGCTGCGTTTTCGCGCCACCGCCCCGCCCGACGCCGGCGTGATGATGGATGACTTCACCCTCCACCGCCCCGGCCCCGCGCGAGCCGTGCTGTTGGAAACCGTGCAACCCGTCTGCCCCGCCTTCATCCGCGAGGACTTCAATCCCATCCTCGGCTTCCGCATCGTTGTCGAAGGCAGCGAGGGAACCCTCAAGCTCGATGGCCTCGAGTTCGGCTTCACGGGCACCACCGATCTAACAGACATCGCCTCCTTCCGCGTCGTCGCAGGCAGTGCCGATCCCTCCGCTGATCCCGGCGCAACCATCGCGGAGGGCAAGAAGGCCGCCGACAAGGTTTCTCTAACAAGCAAGCACGCGCTCGCTTCCGGCGAGCACTGGTTCTGGATCTCTCCCGAGCTAGAAGAAACCGCATCCCTCGACCACCGCGTCGATGCCTCGCTCTTCCGCGTGAAGGTCGGCGGCAAGGTGCTCGAGCCCGCGCAACCATCACCCGATGGCAGCCAACGCATCGGCCACGCCGTCCGCCTGCCCGGCGATGATAAATCGAAATCCTACCGCATCCCCGGCCTCGTCCGGACCAAGGCGGGTTCCTTGATCGCCGTTTACGACATCCGCTACAATCACTCCGGCGACCTGCCTGCGAACGTCGATGTCGGTGCCTCCCGCAGCACCGATGGAGGCCAGAGCTGGGAGCCGATGCGCGTGGCCGTCGACATGGGCGATGACCCGGAGCACGGCCACGATGGAGTCGGCGACCCAGCCATCCTCGTCGATCCTTCCAATGGCCGCATCTGGATCGCCTCCCTGTGGAGCCATGGCAATCGCGCCTGGCACGGCTCGGGTCCGGGCATGACGCCGGAGGAAACCGGCCAGCTCGTCCTCGTCCACAGCGACGATGATGGCAAGTCATGGTCGAAGCCCGTGAACATCACCACCCAGGTCAAGGACCCCGCCATGCGGCTGTTCTTCAATGGCCCCGGTGCCGGCATCGCCATGAAGGACGGCACCCTCGTCTTCGCCGCACAATATCGCGCGGCCGATGGCCAGCCATGGTCCACCATGATCTCCTCGAAGGACCATGGCGCGACTTGGCAAGCCGGCACCGGCGTGAAAAGCAAAACCACCGAGGCCCAGGTCGCCGAGCTCTCCGATGGCTCCATCATGATCAACTGCCGCGACGACCGCGGCGGCTCCCGCACCATCGCCACCACCAAGGACCTCGGCAAAACCTGGACCCTCCACCCCACCGACCGCAAGGCCCTCCGCGAGCCGGTCTGCATGGCCAGCCTGTTAGAGTGGAAGGGCGCACTGTGGTTCTCCAATCCCAACGCCACCGACGGCCGCCGCGCCATGACCGTCAAACGCTCCACCGACCAGGGCATGACCTGGCCGGACGAAAGCGCCCGCCTCTACGACTCCCGCAGCGGCTTCGGCTACTCCTGCCTCGCCCCCGTCGATGACTCCCACCTCGGCGTGATCTACGAGGGAAAGAACACCATGTATTTCCTGAGGTTCTCCCTCGCCGAATGGAGCCGGCAGTAG
- a CDS encoding 3-oxoacyl-[acyl-carrier-protein] synthase III C-terminal domain-containing protein: MFLESIATAVPPHRYTQPECLAGLRTSPAFESLRPRSQAMLEKILGNGVSGIATRSFCLPEIGPVVGRDAQALNETFEREAPVLAMAALVPALAKAGIAAAELDALFICTCTGYLCPGVTSHVAEQLGLRETAYLQDLVGLGCGAAIPMLRSAAGFLAMHPGAKVATVAVEVCSAAFFADDDPGVLISLCLFGDGAAAAVWSDVAGDAKWQAGHFTTVHRPEQREKIRFVNAGGKLRNQLDKAVPGLAAEAVAELFAKRQAEPDRVLAHSGGRDVIDALEGVLPHRLLETREVLRDHGNMSSPSVLFALDRAVASANGDQRWWLTAFGAGFAAHACEMWRG; the protein is encoded by the coding sequence ATGTTTTTGGAATCCATTGCCACCGCGGTCCCGCCGCATCGCTACACGCAGCCGGAGTGCCTTGCCGGGCTGCGGACTTCGCCGGCCTTTGAATCTCTGAGGCCGCGTTCGCAGGCGATGCTGGAGAAGATCCTGGGCAACGGGGTGTCAGGCATTGCGACGCGGAGCTTCTGCCTGCCGGAGATCGGGCCGGTGGTGGGGCGGGATGCTCAGGCGCTGAACGAGACATTCGAGCGGGAGGCCCCGGTGCTGGCGATGGCGGCGCTGGTGCCGGCCTTGGCGAAGGCGGGCATCGCGGCGGCGGAGCTGGATGCGCTTTTTATCTGCACCTGCACCGGCTACCTTTGTCCGGGCGTGACCAGCCATGTGGCGGAGCAGCTCGGGCTACGGGAAACGGCGTACTTGCAGGATCTGGTTGGACTCGGTTGTGGGGCGGCGATTCCGATGCTGCGCTCGGCGGCGGGTTTCCTCGCGATGCATCCGGGCGCGAAGGTGGCGACGGTGGCTGTGGAGGTTTGCTCGGCGGCCTTCTTTGCTGACGATGATCCGGGGGTGCTGATCTCGCTCTGTCTCTTCGGTGATGGCGCGGCGGCGGCGGTGTGGTCGGATGTGGCGGGCGATGCCAAATGGCAGGCCGGTCATTTCACCACGGTGCACCGGCCGGAGCAGCGGGAGAAGATCCGCTTCGTGAATGCGGGCGGGAAGCTGCGCAACCAGCTCGACAAGGCGGTGCCGGGGCTGGCGGCTGAAGCAGTGGCGGAACTCTTTGCGAAGCGCCAGGCGGAGCCGGACCGCGTGCTCGCGCACTCGGGCGGGCGCGATGTGATCGATGCGCTGGAGGGCGTGCTGCCGCACCGTTTGTTAGAAACGCGCGAGGTGCTGCGCGACCATGGGAACATGAGCAGTCCCTCGGTGCTCTTTGCGCTGGATCGTGCGGTGGCGAGCGCGAATGGCGATCAAAGGTGGTGGCTCACGGCGTTCGGTGCCGGGTTTGCGGCGCATGCCTGTGAGATGTGGCGGGGGTAG
- a CDS encoding NAD(P)/FAD-dependent oxidoreductase has product MARWLARASFARLSGTVTIGGGGLAGLSLAAGLRLRGIAVTVHEAGSYPRHRVCGEFISGVERATLVQLGIADALADALALRSVVWFREGRRIHEGVLPEPAMGISRHRLDLRLKERVMDLGGTVVERSRQVREPADGVVWAAGRLPRRGSWIGLKAHYHGLAMEADLEMHLGANGYAGLAQVEDGRVNVCGLFRVDRAMAGQGSGLLDSYLRAGGNGALAGRMAAAALDEGSFCAVAGFELGRQQAGPELCVIGDAESMIPPFTGNGMSMAFQSAALALDPLERWSCGRQPWDACMAEIRKLQRRRFRRRMVAAQALHPLLLRRGGRDVIESIAAAGLLPFRPLLSLVR; this is encoded by the coding sequence ATGGCGCGGTGGCTTGCGCGTGCTAGCTTCGCGCGCTTGAGCGGCACGGTGACCATTGGGGGCGGAGGATTGGCGGGACTTTCGCTGGCTGCGGGGCTGCGTCTGCGCGGGATCGCGGTAACGGTGCACGAGGCCGGGAGCTATCCGCGGCACCGGGTGTGCGGCGAATTCATCTCCGGAGTGGAACGGGCGACGCTGGTGCAGCTCGGGATCGCGGATGCCTTGGCCGATGCGCTGGCACTGCGGAGCGTGGTGTGGTTTCGCGAGGGGAGGCGGATCCATGAGGGTGTCTTGCCCGAGCCGGCGATGGGGATTTCTCGGCACCGGCTGGATCTGCGGTTGAAGGAGCGGGTGATGGATTTGGGCGGAACGGTGGTGGAACGATCGCGGCAGGTCCGGGAGCCAGCGGATGGTGTGGTCTGGGCGGCGGGGCGGTTGCCGCGGCGCGGGTCGTGGATCGGGCTGAAGGCGCACTACCACGGGCTGGCCATGGAGGCGGATCTGGAGATGCATCTGGGTGCGAATGGCTATGCGGGTCTCGCGCAGGTGGAAGACGGCCGCGTGAATGTGTGCGGGCTCTTTCGCGTGGACCGCGCGATGGCGGGGCAGGGGAGTGGTTTGTTAGATTCCTACCTGCGTGCGGGTGGGAATGGAGCACTGGCCGGCCGTATGGCTGCTGCCGCGCTCGATGAAGGATCTTTTTGTGCGGTGGCGGGCTTTGAACTCGGTCGCCAGCAGGCGGGGCCGGAGCTGTGCGTGATCGGCGATGCGGAGAGCATGATCCCGCCTTTCACGGGGAATGGGATGAGCATGGCCTTCCAATCCGCGGCGCTGGCGCTCGACCCGCTGGAGCGCTGGAGCTGTGGACGCCAGCCGTGGGACGCGTGCATGGCGGAGATCCGCAAGCTGCAGCGCCGCCGCTTTCGCCGCCGAATGGTCGCGGCGCAGGCGCTGCATCCGCTGTTGCTCCGCAGGGGCGGGCGGGATGTGATCGAGTCGATCGCCGCCGCCGGCCTGTTGCCCTTTCGCCCGCTCCTTTCCCTCGTCCGCTGA
- a CDS encoding class I SAM-dependent methyltransferase has product MQRVVEPEIIDRLPPDHPDVKRSRLDLKVINFLMGNERWIARHLRQYPAALAKGVVEIGAGEGTLLRRLAKRDPGIPLTACDLAPRPEGLPEQIVWDRRDVFESLAEVKGGVLAANLFLHHFEDDELERFRPHLERFEVICFNEPYRVDRTIWDAQFILPFVGPATKHDMIVSIRAGFVEGELPERLGLDPAKWRVREETTWRGGLRVLASRA; this is encoded by the coding sequence ATGCAGCGCGTTGTAGAGCCGGAAATCATTGATCGACTCCCGCCGGATCATCCGGACGTGAAACGGAGCCGCTTGGACCTGAAAGTGATCAATTTCCTGATGGGCAATGAGCGCTGGATCGCGCGTCACCTGAGGCAGTATCCCGCGGCGCTGGCGAAGGGGGTGGTGGAGATCGGCGCGGGCGAGGGGACGCTGCTGAGGCGGCTGGCGAAGCGGGACCCGGGGATCCCGCTGACGGCCTGCGATCTGGCACCGCGGCCGGAGGGGCTGCCGGAGCAGATCGTGTGGGACCGGCGCGATGTGTTTGAAAGCCTCGCCGAGGTGAAGGGCGGCGTGCTGGCGGCGAATCTTTTCCTGCATCACTTCGAGGATGACGAGCTGGAGCGCTTCCGGCCGCATCTGGAGCGGTTCGAGGTGATCTGTTTCAATGAGCCGTATCGGGTCGACCGGACCATCTGGGATGCCCAGTTCATCCTGCCATTCGTAGGCCCGGCGACGAAGCACGACATGATCGTGAGCATCCGTGCGGGCTTCGTGGAGGGGGAACTGCCGGAGCGGCTGGGGCTGGATCCTGCGAAATGGCGGGTCCGCGAGGAAACCACATGGCGCGGTGGCTTGCGCGTGCTAGCTTCGCGCGCTTGA
- a CDS encoding exo-beta-N-acetylmuramidase NamZ domain-containing protein: protein MSGLLPIFLLICLACTLHGASFSPAGLAKIDDTISQAVTDARTPGAVFRMEREDAVYQKAYGDRAIVPQREPMTGDTIFDAASLTKVVATTSAVMKLVEAGKLDVEAPVSRYLPEFRGNGKETITLRQLLTHTSGLRAGLPPQGEEWHGKEQALKIACAEPLPVKPGTAYRYSDINFILLAFIVERIGESTLDAFCAREIFQPLKMRDTSFRSLEPGDVSRIAPTTVTGGNPLRGVVHDPTARRMGGVAGHAGLFTTAADLGRFARMMVNGGELDGVRVFKAETVAAMTTVQSPPGLPRRGFGCDIDSPYAGPRGDVFPIGSYGHTGWTGTRLWIDPFSKTATIFLSNRNHPNEEGNVIALQRELGTLAAKAIEDFDFARVQGALPPDPSQPAIVRRVKKDGPVLNGIDVLKRDNFRQLRGRKIGLITNHTGIDRERNPTIDLLHAAPEVKLVALFAPEHGIRGELDHEKIGDTVDEKTGLPVYSLYGERRTPTAEQLQGIDTLVFDIQDIGCRFYTYISTMANCLEAAGKAKLRFIVLDRVNPIGATVEGPLLTAERSFVAAHEIPLRHGMTVGELARLINAERKFGTDLGVIRCEGGSPLRWFDETGMPWRDPSPNMRSVTAATLYPGVGLLEFCKVSVGRGTGTPFELLGAPYIDDLKLAAELNKAGLKGVRFVPVRFTPTASVFKDEECRGVRLLLTDRETFRAADLGMLLATTLQRMHPDQLELGKMAKLLGDAETLEAVRRGDPLEQLRETRDRGLPLFLKRREPHFLYQRP from the coding sequence ATGTCTGGTTTGCTCCCCATTTTTCTCCTGATCTGCCTCGCCTGCACATTGCACGGCGCATCGTTCTCCCCTGCTGGCCTTGCAAAAATCGACGACACGATCTCGCAAGCGGTCACCGACGCCCGAACCCCCGGCGCGGTCTTCCGGATGGAGCGCGAGGACGCCGTTTACCAAAAGGCCTACGGCGATCGCGCCATCGTCCCGCAGCGGGAGCCGATGACCGGGGACACCATCTTCGACGCGGCCTCCCTGACCAAGGTCGTGGCGACCACCTCCGCCGTGATGAAGCTGGTGGAAGCCGGCAAACTGGACGTGGAAGCCCCGGTTAGCCGCTACCTCCCGGAGTTCCGCGGCAATGGCAAGGAAACCATCACCCTGCGCCAGCTCCTCACCCACACCTCCGGCCTGCGGGCAGGTCTGCCGCCCCAAGGGGAGGAATGGCATGGCAAGGAGCAGGCGCTGAAGATCGCCTGCGCGGAGCCGCTCCCCGTGAAACCCGGCACCGCCTATCGCTACAGCGACATCAATTTCATCCTGCTCGCCTTCATCGTCGAGCGGATCGGCGAAAGCACCCTCGACGCCTTCTGCGCCAGGGAGATCTTCCAGCCGCTAAAGATGAGGGACACCTCTTTCCGCTCGCTGGAACCCGGCGACGTCTCCCGCATCGCGCCGACCACGGTGACGGGCGGCAATCCCCTGCGCGGCGTGGTCCACGACCCCACCGCGCGCCGCATGGGTGGCGTCGCCGGGCACGCCGGTCTCTTCACGACCGCGGCCGATCTCGGCCGCTTCGCCCGCATGATGGTGAATGGCGGCGAGCTCGATGGCGTGCGCGTCTTCAAGGCGGAAACCGTCGCCGCAATGACCACGGTCCAATCCCCGCCGGGCCTGCCACGCCGCGGCTTCGGCTGTGACATCGACTCCCCCTACGCCGGCCCGCGCGGCGATGTCTTTCCCATCGGCAGCTACGGTCACACCGGCTGGACCGGCACCCGGCTCTGGATCGATCCCTTCTCGAAAACCGCGACCATCTTCCTCTCGAACCGCAATCACCCCAATGAAGAGGGCAACGTCATCGCCCTCCAGCGCGAACTCGGCACCCTGGCCGCCAAAGCCATCGAGGACTTCGATTTCGCCAGGGTCCAGGGAGCCTTGCCGCCGGACCCATCGCAACCGGCAATCGTCCGGCGCGTGAAGAAGGACGGCCCGGTGCTCAATGGCATCGATGTCTTGAAGCGCGACAACTTCCGCCAACTCCGCGGCCGCAAGATCGGCTTGATCACGAATCACACCGGCATCGATCGCGAACGGAATCCCACGATCGACCTGTTGCACGCCGCCCCGGAGGTAAAGCTGGTTGCCCTCTTCGCCCCCGAGCACGGCATCCGCGGCGAGCTGGATCACGAGAAGATCGGCGACACCGTGGACGAGAAGACCGGCCTGCCGGTCTACAGCTTGTACGGCGAACGTCGTACTCCCACCGCCGAGCAGTTGCAGGGCATCGATACCTTGGTCTTCGACATCCAGGACATCGGCTGCCGCTTCTACACCTACATCTCCACCATGGCGAATTGCTTGGAAGCGGCCGGCAAAGCAAAGCTGCGCTTCATCGTGCTGGACCGCGTCAATCCCATCGGCGCGACCGTCGAGGGGCCGCTGCTGACCGCCGAGCGCAGCTTCGTGGCGGCGCACGAAATCCCGCTCCGCCACGGCATGACCGTCGGCGAGCTGGCACGACTCATCAATGCCGAGCGCAAGTTCGGCACCGACCTCGGCGTGATCCGCTGCGAGGGTGGATCCCCGTTGCGCTGGTTCGATGAAACCGGCATGCCATGGCGCGATCCCTCGCCAAACATGCGCAGCGTCACCGCCGCCACGCTCTACCCGGGCGTCGGCCTGCTGGAATTCTGCAAGGTCAGCGTCGGCCGCGGCACCGGCACCCCGTTCGAACTACTAGGCGCACCGTATATCGACGACCTGAAGCTAGCCGCCGAGCTGAATAAAGCCGGCTTGAAAGGCGTTCGTTTCGTGCCGGTCCGCTTCACTCCCACCGCCAGCGTCTTCAAGGACGAGGAATGCCGCGGCGTGCGACTCCTCCTCACCGACCGCGAAACCTTCCGCGCCGCCGACCTGGGCATGCTGCTGGCGACCACCCTCCAGCGCATGCATCCGGATCAGCTTGAGCTCGGCAAGATGGCGAAGCTGTTAGGCGACGCCGAAACCTTGGAGGCAGTCCGGCGTGGCGACCCATTGGAACAACTCCGCGAAACCCGCGACCGCGGACTCCCGCTGTTTCTGAAGCGGCGCGAACCCCACTTCCTCTACCAACGGCCCTAG
- a CDS encoding substrate-binding domain-containing protein has product MTVLLALAILGVSQIRADNIRLGGSDLLGAKLVPMFCEEYVKQHPEMRFEIAAEGSFGALPDFLAGKTDILMASKALDGKRVEPFEKAGIVLKRVDAVTAVTVLVVNEENPVGDLSLAQLEGLFAGDHANWKAVGGLDAPVSLYARNTASSTYRDFQLAAMSGRPYAKGALKLPGGESPGMMVVKDPNGITYLSPLFARQNGLAVIKIDGVDPLGNEVRRYPLLRPAYYYHRKDARAEVLALVRWMSASPEAREIATRIGFLFPEEVPR; this is encoded by the coding sequence GTGACGGTCCTCCTCGCACTGGCCATTCTGGGCGTGTCGCAGATCCGCGCCGACAACATCCGGCTCGGCGGATCCGACTTGCTGGGGGCCAAGCTCGTGCCGATGTTTTGTGAGGAGTACGTGAAGCAGCATCCCGAAATGCGTTTCGAAATTGCTGCCGAGGGGAGTTTCGGAGCGCTACCCGACTTCCTGGCGGGAAAGACGGATATCTTGATGGCCTCCAAGGCGCTCGATGGGAAACGCGTGGAGCCATTCGAGAAGGCTGGCATCGTTCTCAAGCGTGTGGATGCCGTCACCGCCGTAACCGTGCTCGTGGTCAATGAAGAGAATCCGGTGGGAGACCTTTCTCTCGCGCAGTTGGAGGGGCTTTTCGCGGGTGACCATGCCAATTGGAAAGCGGTGGGAGGCCTCGATGCGCCGGTGTCCCTTTACGCGCGCAACACCGCTTCGTCAACTTACCGGGACTTCCAACTCGCAGCGATGAGTGGCCGCCCGTATGCCAAGGGCGCGCTCAAGCTTCCAGGCGGCGAATCGCCCGGCATGATGGTGGTGAAGGATCCGAACGGGATCACCTACCTGAGTCCGCTCTTTGCCCGCCAGAACGGGCTGGCAGTCATCAAGATCGACGGCGTCGATCCCCTGGGGAATGAGGTGAGGCGCTATCCCTTGCTGCGGCCCGCCTACTACTACCATCGTAAAGATGCGCGTGCGGAGGTGCTGGCGTTGGTTCGCTGGATGAGCGCCTCGCCGGAGGCCCGGGAGATCGCGACGAGGATTGGCTTCCTGTTTCCGGAGGAAGTTCCCCGCTAG